TTTTGAAGGCACCCTGCGCTTCTTTCCCTTTCCCGGGGAATCCACCATGCTGCACCATCCAGATCGTAACAATTCCGTCTTCAGGTCGAATTTCCATATTTGTGGCGTGCGCACCCCCATGTCCGAACCAGTCTGGTCCCACAGCCAGCCCCAGTCCATAGCTCTGCTTGACAGTTTCGGGAGTCTGTCGCGTTGTCAGTTCTTTAAAAGCAGCTTCACTCAAATAATGTTTGCCCTTGAATTCTCCACCGTTCAGCAGCATCTGACAGAATATCGCTGTGTCCTGCGCTGTCGAAAACAATCCCCCCGCCGGCATAGGGAAACGGTGCGCGGTATCAGTGAGAGGATAAGTCAACTGGTTTAAGGGGAATTCAGCCAGATCGGTTTTTGAGGCATCAGGTCGATACGACTTCGCCAGTCGCGCGACCTGTGCTGCATTTGGCCAGAAGGTGGTATCTTTCATTCCCAGTGGATCAAATAATCGCTCCTGCATGAAATCTTCATACTTCTTCCCTGACACGACCTCAAGAATCCGCGCCGCCGTATTAATGCCCGCATTTGAATATTGATAATGCGTTCCCGGCTCAGTCTGCAGAGGCGTCATTGCATAACTCCGGACGGCTGCTTCCAGCGGCAGCGCATCCAGGGTTGGTACTTCCATCACGGACTTGAAGGGCAGACCACTCACATGATTCAACACTTCACGAATCGTAATCGGATGCGATGGCTTACGGAGCAGTACGTGGTTATCATCTTTTTCTGCAATGACCATCTGTCCTTTGAATTCTGGTAAATATTTCTCCACCGGGTCATCCAGAGAGATTTTCCCTTCGTCAACCAGCATCATCACTGCTGTTGCCGTCATTCCCTTGGATTGCGAGGCGATCCAGAACATCGCATCCGCAGGCATCGCTTTTCCACCTTCTAAATCAGCAAAACCGACGGTCTCTACCGAGAGAATCTGATCCTTATCAGCCACCAGTGCAACAGCCCCCGCCAGCTCATGCCGATCAACATATGGTTGTAATACAGAGACTGCGGATTCAGGAGTTCCCGCAGATGCGATATTTTGTGGGAATACAGTCGCTACCAGAATAAGAATTGTGAGGAATCGAATGTGAGACTTCATAAGTGTCCTTCCTCTGTAGGAGTGGTATTTTCAAAACATTAATCTTACCGAAAGATCATGTCCAGGGTAAAGCGGGCAGCCTGAACCTGATCGAGCCGTGGTAGTCAAGTAGAGGAAATCCACATCCATTGAACAGCATCACCCGCGCTTTTTTCCTGAATCCGGGCAATCATGAACAACTGCACTATAGCCGAGACTCTCGTTTTGTCTATGATTGATGTTAGACTGCAGGTTCGCTAATTCGCCTGCCCAGCGCAATATAGACTTAATAATCCAATTATCAAATCGGAATGAGATAACTTTATGAATCGTCCCACCAATCTGGCGGAACTCCGCGAAAGCGGCTGGAAGAGTAAAACAGTAAAACGCGAAATTTATGATAATCTCATGCAGGCTTTGCAGGACGGCGATGAGCTCTTTCCCGGAATTGTGGGCTACGACGACACAGTGATTCCCGATATCGTCCTGGCACTCCTGTCAGAACATGACATGCTTTTCCTGGGAGAAAAAGGGCAGGCGAAAAGTCGTATCATGCGATTACTGATCCGATTTCTTGATCCGGAGATCCCCTACCTGGACATCCCGGAATCACCGGTCCACGACGATCCCTACCAGCCGATTACCAGTATCGGAAAAAAGTTTCTAGCGGATACCCCGGAACACGAAGTCCCCATCGCCTGGTGGCCTCGTGAAGATCGTTACGCAGAACGTCTGGCTCCTGGTACAAAATTCGCCGATGTGATTGGTGAAATCGACCCGGCGAAACTCGCGCACGGCGAAAGCATGTCTGCGGAAAGTGCCCTGCACTTCGGATTGATTCCCCGCATGCATCGTGGCATCTTTGCCATGAATGAACTTCCTGAACTGGATGAACTCGTGCAGGTCGGCCTGTTTAACATTCTGGAAGAACGGGACGTGCAGATTCGCGGTTATCCCATCCGCTTCGATCTGGACATGCTGATTCTGTTTTCATCCAACCCGTCCACTTTCAATCGCAGCGGAAAAGTCATCCCGCAGTTGAAAGACCGGATTGGCTCGGTCATTCATACGCATTATCCCCGCGATCGCGCCCTGGGGATCGAGATTATGGAACAGGAAGCCAGCGTCGAGCTGGCAGGTGAAGTCCCCGTGGTGGTTCCTTATTTCATGCGGGAAATCATCGAACAGATCACCGTTGCCGCCCGGGCTTCCAAATATGTCGACCATGATTCTGGAGTGAGTGCTCGCTTCAGTATTGCCAATTATCGAATGATGGTTGCTGCTGCCCGCAGACGGGGTGCCGTGCTCAATGAAAAGCCGGCGGTCCCCCGCATCAGCGATCTGGGACACCTCTACTCTTCCTCACTGGGAAAACTGGAACTCGATCTAATGGGCGCCAATCAGATGTCCGAACGACAGGTTCTGGATGCCATCGTTGCCCAGGCAATTCAAGATGTCTTCCAGGAATACATCGTCGAGCACGGACTGGCAGAGATCGGCGAAATCTTTGCGCAGGGGATCAAAATCGAAGTCGGCAACATGCTGCCTTCCTCCGAGTATGCCGAACGACTCAAACGGGTTCCCCCTGTCTGGGATAAAGCCTTCGAAGTCAATGCGTCGGGCGATGAAGCCATCCGGGCCTCCTGTATTGAATTCGTTTTAGCAGGACTGTACGCCAACAGCAAGATTTCTCGTTCGCAGGACCATGGCCGTATTGTCTATGAAACTTGAGCATACCGATCACTACTATTTCACAACTCTCCTGAGAGAGATTGAGACACGACTATGTCTGATAAACGACTGACTGGCGGGATTATTCATACGTACCAGAAGTACGACCCGAAACGCATTCCCGACCCTATGCAACCCCCACCCGACCTCGTCTCTCCTGCGTTGAACCACATGATGTATTATGGTTCCATGCGGGAACTGACTGAGGAAGAACTGGCACGGGCGATCAAACTGGACCCCAGTCAGATTGCAGGCCTGGGGCCCAGCCTGGATGCACTCGTCGCTATGCTGGAAGAACGCAAACGTAAAATCCTGGAAACATATGAGACCGACAGCGTCAGAAAAAAAGCCCGCCGTACTTACCGTGACTACGCCAAACAGATGCAGCCGCCTCGTCGATTGAAGGACTTCTTCCGACAGGCGGTCCGCGAAGAACAGATCTACGACCTGGAACGGATCTGGTACAAAACGGAAGATGATAGCAGCCCCTTTGCCCGCGGCCTGGTTCAACTGGTGGATCGTCTGAGTGATAAATACGAAATCGATGAGCTGGCATCCAACTATTACTTCACCGGCCAAACGTCGATGACCATTCCGGAAGCCCTGGAAATCAAAGCAGAGCTCGAGAAGATCGATGAACTGCTTAAGCAGTTAGAAGAAGCCCGCGAGACTGCACAGATCGCCATTATCGATATGGAAGCCCTGTCCGAATTCACGCAGCCCGGTGATATGGAAACCCTGAACGCACTGCAGAAACAGGTCCGCGACCTGATGCGAGAAATGGCCGATCAGCAGGGACTCGAGTTTTCCAAAGGTCAGTTTCGCCTGACGCCCAAAGCATACCGCCTGTTTCAAAGTCGTATCCTGGAAAAAATATTCAGCGACCTGCAGGCCTCACGCACCGGACGGCATACAGGCCCCGTGGTGGGCGAAGGAGCCGTTGAGCTGCCCACCACCAAACCATATGAGTTTGGTGATTCCGTCTCAAACATGGACATCACACAGTCCTTCACGAATGCGATTCTCCGCGATGGTCCCGGCTTACCCATTCGCTTGAAATCCGATGACCTCGTGATTCACAAAACCCGCAACACACCGAAATGTGCCACCACCGTGCTGATGGACATGAGCGGTTCCATGCGATATGAAGGGCAATACGTCAATGTCAAGCAGATGGGTCTGGCGCTGGAAGCCTTGATCCGCGGTGAATATCCAGGCGACTATCTGCAATTCATCGAGATGTATACCTTCGCCAAACCGCGAACGGCGGCAGAAATTGTCGAGCTGATGCCCAAACCGGTCACCATATTTGATCCGGTCGTACGTCTGAAAGTCGACATGAGCGACGAAAATATCAGCGAGCAGATCGTGCCACCGCACTTCACGAACATTCAACATGCCTTGCAGCTCTCAAGACATTTTCTCGCTCTTCAGGACACCCCTAACCGCCAGATCATTCTGATTACCGATGGCCTGCCTACTGCACACTTCGAAGGCGAGCAACTGTATCTGCTCTATCCCCCCGACCCGCAGACCGAAGCAGCTACGATGCGGGAGGCCCATCTATGCAAGCGTGAAGGCATCACGATCAACATTTTTCTGATCCCCAGCTGGTCTCAATCCAGCGAAGATATTCAGTTCGCCCATCGCCTGGCCGAAGCAACACAGGGCCGCGTCTTCTTCACAGCCGGCCGCGATCTGGATCGCTACGTTGTCTGGGACTATGTTTCACATCGCCGGGATATT
The sequence above is a segment of the Gimesia algae genome. Coding sequences within it:
- a CDS encoding serine hydrolase domain-containing protein, coding for MKSHIRFLTILILVATVFPQNIASAGTPESAVSVLQPYVDRHELAGAVALVADKDQILSVETVGFADLEGGKAMPADAMFWIASQSKGMTATAVMMLVDEGKISLDDPVEKYLPEFKGQMVIAEKDDNHVLLRKPSHPITIREVLNHVSGLPFKSVMEVPTLDALPLEAAVRSYAMTPLQTEPGTHYQYSNAGINTAARILEVVSGKKYEDFMQERLFDPLGMKDTTFWPNAAQVARLAKSYRPDASKTDLAEFPLNQLTYPLTDTAHRFPMPAGGLFSTAQDTAIFCQMLLNGGEFKGKHYLSEAAFKELTTRQTPETVKQSYGLGLAVGPDWFGHGGAHATNMEIRPEDGIVTIWMVQHGGFPGKGKEAQGAFKNWARQRYGK
- a CDS encoding magnesium chelatase, with amino-acid sequence MNRPTNLAELRESGWKSKTVKREIYDNLMQALQDGDELFPGIVGYDDTVIPDIVLALLSEHDMLFLGEKGQAKSRIMRLLIRFLDPEIPYLDIPESPVHDDPYQPITSIGKKFLADTPEHEVPIAWWPREDRYAERLAPGTKFADVIGEIDPAKLAHGESMSAESALHFGLIPRMHRGIFAMNELPELDELVQVGLFNILEERDVQIRGYPIRFDLDMLILFSSNPSTFNRSGKVIPQLKDRIGSVIHTHYPRDRALGIEIMEQEASVELAGEVPVVVPYFMREIIEQITVAARASKYVDHDSGVSARFSIANYRMMVAAARRRGAVLNEKPAVPRISDLGHLYSSSLGKLELDLMGANQMSERQVLDAIVAQAIQDVFQEYIVEHGLAEIGEIFAQGIKIEVGNMLPSSEYAERLKRVPPVWDKAFEVNASGDEAIRASCIEFVLAGLYANSKISRSQDHGRIVYET
- a CDS encoding vWA domain-containing protein, which produces MSDKRLTGGIIHTYQKYDPKRIPDPMQPPPDLVSPALNHMMYYGSMRELTEEELARAIKLDPSQIAGLGPSLDALVAMLEERKRKILETYETDSVRKKARRTYRDYAKQMQPPRRLKDFFRQAVREEQIYDLERIWYKTEDDSSPFARGLVQLVDRLSDKYEIDELASNYYFTGQTSMTIPEALEIKAELEKIDELLKQLEEARETAQIAIIDMEALSEFTQPGDMETLNALQKQVRDLMREMADQQGLEFSKGQFRLTPKAYRLFQSRILEKIFSDLQASRTGRHTGPVVGEGAVELPTTKPYEFGDSVSNMDITQSFTNAILRDGPGLPIRLKSDDLVIHKTRNTPKCATTVLMDMSGSMRYEGQYVNVKQMGLALEALIRGEYPGDYLQFIEMYTFAKPRTAAEIVELMPKPVTIFDPVVRLKVDMSDENISEQIVPPHFTNIQHALQLSRHFLALQDTPNRQIILITDGLPTAHFEGEQLYLLYPPDPQTEAATMREAHLCKREGITINIFLIPSWSQSSEDIQFAHRLAEATQGRVFFTAGRDLDRYVVWDYVSHRRDIIG